The Chitinivorax sp. B genome segment CGCCAACGCCAACGCCAACGCCAACGCCAACGCCAACGCCAACGCCAACGCCAACGCCAACGCCAAATGATGTGTTGACAAATGGGGTGGCAGTATTGGGTCTGAGTGCGCCAAGTAATGTAGAAAAGCGTTACACCATTGATGTACCTACAGGTGCGCGTTTCCTTGCAATCCGTACGGGAAGTGGAACGGGAGATATGGATCTGTATGTCAAGGCTGCGAGTGCGCCAACTAAAGGACGAAATGGTACAAGTGATGCCAAGTCAACCGGTGAAACGAATTCGGAGTATGTTTTGATCAACAGCCCTAAACCCGGTAAATATCATGTATTGCTGCATGCATATGATCAAGCAGATGGTGTATCGGCTATTGCGGTCGTACGTTAAACCTTTGCTGACGTTGATGGCAGCGCAATTGCCAAGTTGATCATGTTGAGGCGACTCCATGGTTACTGGATGCAACAGATTGTGAAAGATTAAATACATGAATTTTAAGTACACTTATTTGGCATGCATGGTGACATTGGCATTGGCCGGTCTTGCACGTGCAGCGGACGAAGCGGATATCAACAGTGGTCGTAGTACCAATGTCGAAACTGCAACGATTGAACTACATACTGGAGAAAAAGTCAGCTATCAGATTATCGATGGAAATGCCATGATCGGCGATATGGTCATCGGTAAGCATCTAGAGATTCAGCGTACACGTATGATTCGAGATCTGTCGGTACATAACTGGCAGCGAGATTTCATTGTGAAACCACAGGCTCGTAAGACTGTGCAAGGGTTGGTTATGACGGATGCTGAAGATAATCCTTCGTCCAATTCGACCCGGTGGCCAAACAATACTGTTTACTATACGTTTTCACCCGGCTTTTCCCCGCGTGGTCGAGATGCTGCTTTGGCAGGTATGAAGCTGATTACCACCAAGACGGCTATCCAGTTCAAGGAACGTACTAACGAAGCCAATTATGTAGAGTTCTTTGCTGGTGGGGG includes the following:
- a CDS encoding PPC domain-containing protein, which produces PTPTPTPTPTPTPTPTPTPTPNDVLTNGVAVLGLSAPSNVEKRYTIDVPTGARFLAIRTGSGTGDMDLYVKAASAPTKGRNGTSDAKSTGETNSEYVLINSPKPGKYHVLLHAYDQADGVSAIAVVR